GACGCAGTGCCGGTTGCTGAGATAGAGGATGGCCTTTCCGTAGAAGAGTTCCGTCGCTACGGCCAGTCATCACCGCTCCGTGTGCATACTCGGATCGGGGAACTCGAGTTCACCGAGGGTGGATTCGCGGGCGGCTACCCCACGCTCGATACCGTGGAGAAACTCTACGATGAGATGGACTTCCAGCGGGCGACGCAGGCCTATCTCTGGGCAGTACCGCTCGTGAGCTACGCCGAGTGGCTGCGAGCGCACGAACAGGTCTTCAAGGCGAGCGATGGTCAACTCGTCCAGCAGAAGACGCCCTTGGCGAAGCGGGGCATCCTCACGGCCAATTCCACGACTCCCTACGTGGTCGGCTTCGCGGACCTGACCCGAACCGGGCCGCTCATCTTCGATGTTCCGGCCGGGCCTTCGGCGGGGATCATCAACGACATGTGGCAGCGGGCCATCTGGGACTTCGGCGTCTCGGGCCCCGACGCGGGCAAGGGGGCCAGGATTCTGATCTTGGCGCCCGGGATGGACGAGCCGGCAGGCCTGGACGAAGAAGAGTTCGTCGTCGTGCGGAACCCCACGAACGTGGTCTTCTTCGGGATCCGTGCCCTGCAGCCCGACCCCGTCGAGGCGGACACGATGCTGCACGAGTTTGCGACGTACCCCTATGCCGACCGCTCGAACCCGCGGAGCGCCGAGATGATGGTGATCGGCGACGACGTCGCTTGGGGTCAGTGGCAGCCCCACGGCATGGCCTACTGGGAGAGCCTGAAGGTCATCATCGATCGGGAGGTCTTCGATGAGCGCGACCGGTT
This window of the bacterium genome carries:
- a CDS encoding DUF1254 domain-containing protein — encoded protein: MYLGGCSSQDQIRSTDAVPVAEIEDGLSVEEFRRYGQSSPLRVHTRIGELEFTEGGFAGGYPTLDTVEKLYDEMDFQRATQAYLWAVPLVSYAEWLRAHEQVFKASDGQLVQQKTPLAKRGILTANSTTPYVVGFADLTRTGPLIFDVPAGPSAGIINDMWQRAIWDFGVSGPDAGKGARILILAPGMDEPAGLDEEEFVVVRNPTNVVFFGIRALQPDPVEADTMLHEFATYPYADRSNPRSAEMMVIGDDVAWGQWQPHGMAYWESLKVIIDREVFDERDRFMLAMLDSLGIRKGVPFQPDARQRRILKEAAIVGEAMAKANTFGKRFENANIYEGTHWDQLMVVNHDDRAEHYDQLYRRAAFAWEAVTRGKAYYIEKPGIGQQYRTGYMDSDGHFLSGSKHYSLTMPPNPPAKTFWSIVVYDVNTRTLIINEEGRPAASSRTGVEAGADGSVTLHFSPVLPAGVAKGNWIQTNAGEGWFAYLRFYGPTEAYFDQSYPLQDIMLVK